Proteins found in one Vespula pensylvanica isolate Volc-1 chromosome 10, ASM1446617v1, whole genome shotgun sequence genomic segment:
- the LOC122632479 gene encoding zinc finger protein 346-like isoform X2, with protein sequence MRLECFLPPPPPPPPPIISSTNAVSTTSGIQNQQQREQQKPTVETTITTTTLTTVTTETITSSTAANPNTIQTALPNLAVPTPYILHPTMQPQTPTQQPIPWWISTEADTSADMYAQWYDTSYKAGPAVNTVVQVSAVQPSSKPKNKYYKRKNEFIDPAQDAEKVASAQRELSALMKPLKCDLCNAVMNSTLQAKLHYDGKPHQKKVSMFLNQSVKKQKSEDGQVSSTTDWQNRCDICKTWFSSQIEASQHYAGKKHIRAAHGGPRSRPKKSQNQNQYNHVDSTGRYGIGMAFQQDVQVPGTSAVVSDGNIMVSPQGTTTPIYTPPAYPTPLRCDLCGVSANRQDQLETHKRGARHMRMLRLNGLPIPELLSENENASSSSGPIDYSIYRTPSGQYYCAPCNLSLNSESTFAQHVESKKHKNQSNPKSPLNAAVISKKARFKKK encoded by the exons GATTAGAATGCTTCTTACCTCCGCCCCCACCACCCCCACCTCCCATAATTTCATCGACGAACGCCGTGTCGACGACTAGTGGTATACAAAATCAACAACAACGGGAACAACAAAAACCGACAGTAGAAACAAcgataacgacaacgacgttAACAACGGTTACAACGGAAACGATAACGAGCTCGACAGCGGCAAATCCGAATACGATACAAACGGCTCTTCCAAATTTAGCGGTGCCAACTCCGTATATTCTGCACCCTACGATGCAACCGCAAACACCGACACAACAACCTATACCATGGTGGATTTCTACGGAGGCGGATACCTCGGCAGACATGTATGCGCAATGGTACGATACGTCGTACAAAGCTGGACCAGCTGTTAATACGGTCGTTCAAGTATCGGCGGTCCAGCCATCATCAAAACCGAAGAATAAGTATTATAAGCGTAAGAACGAGTTCATCGATCCTGCTCAAGATGCAg AAAAAGTTGCCAGTGCCCAGAGGGAGTTGTCGGCGCTAATGAAGCCGCTCAAGTGCGATCTTTGCAACGCGGTG ATGAACTCCACCCTTCAAGCGAAATTGCATTACGACGGTAAGCCTCATCAGAAGAAGGTTTCCATGTTTTTGAATCAAAGCGTGAAAAAACAGAAGTCGGAAGACGGTCAAGTCAGTAGTACGACCGATTGGCAAAATCGGTGCGAC atCTGTAAAACCTGGTTCTCGTCGCAAATCGAAGCGTCACAACATTACGCAGGGAAGAAACATATAAGAGCAGCCCATGGGGGTCCTCGTTCGAG GCCGAAAAAGTCGCAGAATCAAAATCAGTACAACCACGTAGACTCGACCGGTCGATACGGAATAGGCATGGCTTTTCAACAGGACGTGCAAGTGCCAGGAACATCAGCCGTGGTATCTGACGGTAACATCATGGTGTCACCGCAAGGAACCACGACTCCCATTTACACACCCCCGGCATATCCCACTCCGCTTCGTTGCGATCTCTGTGGTGTCTCCGCGAATCGCCAGGATCAACTAGAAACACACAAGCGTGGTGCCAGGCACATGAGAATGCTCAGACTCAACGGATTACCCATTCCTGAACTAC TTTCTGAAAATGAAAACGCTTCGAGTTCGTCAGGTCCCATAGATTATTCCATTTACAGAACACCCTCGG GTCAATATTATTGCGCACCGTGTAATCTGTCGCTGAACTCGGAGAGCACGTTCGCTCAGCACGTCGAGAGCAAAAAGCAcaaaaatcaatcgaatcCTAAATCGCCATTGAACGCCGCGGTGATATCGAAGAAAGCAAGattcaagaagaaataa
- the LOC122632479 gene encoding zinc finger protein 346-like isoform X1, whose product MSSAKIIKNPEVPGLECFLPPPPPPPPPIISSTNAVSTTSGIQNQQQREQQKPTVETTITTTTLTTVTTETITSSTAANPNTIQTALPNLAVPTPYILHPTMQPQTPTQQPIPWWISTEADTSADMYAQWYDTSYKAGPAVNTVVQVSAVQPSSKPKNKYYKRKNEFIDPAQDAEKVASAQRELSALMKPLKCDLCNAVMNSTLQAKLHYDGKPHQKKVSMFLNQSVKKQKSEDGQVSSTTDWQNRCDICKTWFSSQIEASQHYAGKKHIRAAHGGPRSRPKKSQNQNQYNHVDSTGRYGIGMAFQQDVQVPGTSAVVSDGNIMVSPQGTTTPIYTPPAYPTPLRCDLCGVSANRQDQLETHKRGARHMRMLRLNGLPIPELLSENENASSSSGPIDYSIYRTPSGQYYCAPCNLSLNSESTFAQHVESKKHKNQSNPKSPLNAAVISKKARFKKK is encoded by the exons GATTAGAATGCTTCTTACCTCCGCCCCCACCACCCCCACCTCCCATAATTTCATCGACGAACGCCGTGTCGACGACTAGTGGTATACAAAATCAACAACAACGGGAACAACAAAAACCGACAGTAGAAACAAcgataacgacaacgacgttAACAACGGTTACAACGGAAACGATAACGAGCTCGACAGCGGCAAATCCGAATACGATACAAACGGCTCTTCCAAATTTAGCGGTGCCAACTCCGTATATTCTGCACCCTACGATGCAACCGCAAACACCGACACAACAACCTATACCATGGTGGATTTCTACGGAGGCGGATACCTCGGCAGACATGTATGCGCAATGGTACGATACGTCGTACAAAGCTGGACCAGCTGTTAATACGGTCGTTCAAGTATCGGCGGTCCAGCCATCATCAAAACCGAAGAATAAGTATTATAAGCGTAAGAACGAGTTCATCGATCCTGCTCAAGATGCAg AAAAAGTTGCCAGTGCCCAGAGGGAGTTGTCGGCGCTAATGAAGCCGCTCAAGTGCGATCTTTGCAACGCGGTG ATGAACTCCACCCTTCAAGCGAAATTGCATTACGACGGTAAGCCTCATCAGAAGAAGGTTTCCATGTTTTTGAATCAAAGCGTGAAAAAACAGAAGTCGGAAGACGGTCAAGTCAGTAGTACGACCGATTGGCAAAATCGGTGCGAC atCTGTAAAACCTGGTTCTCGTCGCAAATCGAAGCGTCACAACATTACGCAGGGAAGAAACATATAAGAGCAGCCCATGGGGGTCCTCGTTCGAG GCCGAAAAAGTCGCAGAATCAAAATCAGTACAACCACGTAGACTCGACCGGTCGATACGGAATAGGCATGGCTTTTCAACAGGACGTGCAAGTGCCAGGAACATCAGCCGTGGTATCTGACGGTAACATCATGGTGTCACCGCAAGGAACCACGACTCCCATTTACACACCCCCGGCATATCCCACTCCGCTTCGTTGCGATCTCTGTGGTGTCTCCGCGAATCGCCAGGATCAACTAGAAACACACAAGCGTGGTGCCAGGCACATGAGAATGCTCAGACTCAACGGATTACCCATTCCTGAACTAC TTTCTGAAAATGAAAACGCTTCGAGTTCGTCAGGTCCCATAGATTATTCCATTTACAGAACACCCTCGG GTCAATATTATTGCGCACCGTGTAATCTGTCGCTGAACTCGGAGAGCACGTTCGCTCAGCACGTCGAGAGCAAAAAGCAcaaaaatcaatcgaatcCTAAATCGCCATTGAACGCCGCGGTGATATCGAAGAAAGCAAGattcaagaagaaataa